In a single window of the Pyrococcus sp. NA2 genome:
- the sat gene encoding sulfate adenylyltransferase, which produces MVSKPHGGKLIRRIAAPRTRERILSEQHEYPRVQIDHGRAIDIENIAHGVYSPLKGFLTREDFESVLDHMRLSDDTPWTIPIVLDVENPEFEEGDAILLYYENTPIARMHVEDIYKYDKKEFAIKVFKTDDPNHPGVAKVYSMGEYLVGGEIELLNELPNPFEKYTLRPIETRVLFKERGWKTIVAFQTRNVPHLGHEYVQKAALTFVDGLFINPVLGRKKKGDYKDEVIIKAYEVLFEHYYPKDVAVLATVRYEMRYAGPREAIHHAIMRKNFGATHFIVGRDHAGVGNYYGPYEAWDLFDEFPDLGITPMFIREAFYCKKCGGMVNEKICPHGEEFHIRISGTKLRKMIMNGEKPPEYMMRPEVYEVIRSFENPFVE; this is translated from the coding sequence ATGGTTTCAAAGCCACACGGAGGCAAGCTCATAAGGAGGATAGCAGCACCAAGAACCAGGGAGAGGATATTAAGTGAGCAACATGAGTACCCAAGAGTTCAGATAGACCACGGGAGAGCGATAGACATTGAGAACATAGCTCATGGTGTCTATTCACCGCTCAAGGGCTTCCTAACAAGGGAGGACTTTGAGAGCGTTCTTGACCATATGAGGCTAAGTGACGATACTCCCTGGACAATTCCGATTGTGCTAGACGTTGAGAATCCTGAATTTGAGGAGGGGGATGCAATTCTCCTCTATTATGAGAACACTCCAATAGCTAGAATGCACGTTGAAGATATATACAAGTACGATAAGAAGGAATTTGCAATAAAGGTCTTCAAAACCGATGATCCAAATCATCCCGGGGTTGCCAAGGTTTATTCAATGGGCGAGTATCTAGTTGGAGGAGAGATAGAGTTGTTAAACGAGCTTCCAAATCCATTCGAGAAGTACACGCTGAGACCTATAGAGACGAGGGTACTGTTCAAGGAGAGGGGATGGAAGACCATAGTTGCTTTTCAAACGAGGAACGTTCCACATTTAGGACATGAATACGTTCAAAAGGCGGCTCTAACGTTCGTGGATGGCCTTTTCATAAACCCAGTACTTGGAAGGAAAAAGAAGGGAGATTACAAGGATGAGGTAATAATAAAGGCATATGAAGTACTTTTTGAGCACTATTACCCAAAGGACGTCGCCGTTTTGGCAACCGTTCGTTATGAGATGCGCTATGCCGGGCCAAGGGAGGCCATACACCATGCAATAATGAGGAAGAACTTCGGGGCCACGCACTTTATAGTTGGAAGGGATCATGCCGGAGTTGGCAATTATTATGGACCCTATGAGGCCTGGGATCTCTTCGATGAGTTCCCAGACCTGGGAATAACACCGATGTTCATAAGGGAAGCCTTCTACTGTAAGAAGTGCGGAGGGATGGTTAACGAGAAGATATGCCCTCACGGTGAGGAATTCCACATAAGGATAAGCGGAACAAAGCTCAGGAAGATGATAATGAACGGCGAG
- a CDS encoding ribbon-helix-helix domain-containing protein: MEEEKNYVTISIPKPLYDKIKERIEGTGFTSVSEYVTYVLREVLASLEEEEEEEVFTEEEEEKVKERLRALGYLD; this comes from the coding sequence ATGGAAGAGGAAAAGAACTACGTGACAATATCAATTCCAAAGCCACTCTACGATAAGATAAAAGAGAGGATAGAAGGGACCGGCTTTACCTCAGTATCAGAATATGTTACTTACGTTTTGAGAGAGGTACTTGCGAGCTTGGAGGAAGAAGAGGAAGAAGAGGTATTCACAGAAGAGGAGGAGGAGAAAGTTAAGGAGAGGCTAAGGGCTCTTGGATACCTAGATTGA
- a CDS encoding sulfite exporter TauE/SafE family protein: protein MILFIFLGLLVGFLVGLTGVGGGALMTPSLILLGVEPTIAVGTDLLYSTVTRIVGGIFHYKKGNLRLDIVLKLLSGGIPAILIGSFVLRRIPRDIVNEYLTIFLGIILIITSALSLLNLEINLPVKNRPMYLYLLGFIVGLTIQFTSVGAGVIVSFVLMNVMKLDPREVVGVAIFYGLAISSLSFLNYLALRLINYNLAFALIIGTVPGVYLGTHLNNAIERKKLRRIINLVILIIGVIIILT from the coding sequence ATGATCCTTTTTATATTTCTTGGGTTATTAGTGGGGTTTCTGGTTGGCCTCACAGGAGTTGGCGGAGGAGCATTGATGACGCCTTCACTTATTCTGCTGGGAGTAGAACCAACGATTGCTGTAGGAACTGATCTACTCTATTCAACGGTTACAAGGATCGTAGGAGGAATATTTCATTATAAGAAGGGCAACTTAAGGCTTGACATAGTTTTAAAGCTTCTGAGTGGTGGAATTCCAGCAATATTGATTGGCTCTTTTGTTTTAAGGAGAATCCCCAGGGATATTGTAAACGAATATCTCACGATCTTCCTCGGGATAATACTAATCATTACATCAGCTTTGAGCCTATTAAATCTGGAGATTAACCTGCCAGTTAAGAATAGGCCCATGTATTTATACCTGCTTGGCTTTATCGTGGGTTTAACAATTCAGTTTACCTCAGTCGGGGCTGGGGTGATAGTAAGCTTCGTTCTGATGAATGTTATGAAGCTCGATCCGAGGGAGGTAGTCGGCGTAGCAATATTTTACGGATTAGCGATTTCCTCCCTGAGTTTCCTTAACTATCTGGCCTTAAGGTTGATTAACTACAATCTTGCTTTTGCTCTAATAATTGGAACCGTTCCAGGAGTTTACCTGGGCACGCACCTCAACAATGCCATTGAAAGGAAGAAGCTAAGGAGAATTATAAACCTCGTGATCCTCATTATTGGCGTGATAATAATTCTCACGTGA
- the cysC gene encoding adenylyl-sulfate kinase: MKHLDVGFTIWLTGPSGAGKTTLAVKLAKKLREMGYRVEILDGDTIRKTLYPNLGFSKEAREMHNRIVIYMAKLLTRNGVIAIVSLISPYKRIREYARKEIGRFIEVYVYAPLEVRIKRDPKGLYAKALRGEIKGLTGFDGVYEEPENPDVKVDSSKMTPEEEAELVIKKAKELGYLP; the protein is encoded by the coding sequence ATGAAACACCTAGACGTTGGATTCACCATATGGCTAACGGGGCCAAGTGGAGCTGGAAAAACCACTCTCGCAGTAAAGCTCGCCAAGAAGCTAAGGGAAATGGGCTACCGCGTCGAGATATTGGACGGGGACACAATTAGGAAAACTCTTTACCCGAACCTTGGCTTTTCAAAGGAAGCAAGGGAGATGCATAACAGAATTGTCATCTACATGGCAAAATTACTGACGAGGAATGGTGTGATAGCTATAGTATCCTTGATCTCACCATACAAGAGGATAAGGGAGTACGCCAGGAAAGAGATTGGAAGGTTCATAGAGGTGTACGTCTATGCTCCACTGGAGGTCAGGATAAAGAGGGACCCAAAGGGACTTTATGCAAAGGCCCTTAGGGGAGAAATAAAAGGGCTAACGGGGTTTGACGGAGTTTATGAAGAGCCTGAAAATCCAGATGTAAAGGTGGACAGTTCGAAGATGACGCCCGAGGAAGAGGCCGAGCTAGTGATAAAGAAGGCCAAGGAATTGGGATACCTGCCCTAA
- a CDS encoding alkaline phosphatase family protein gives MANEKTKNPKKVFVIGLDSAPPELLFNKFIDDLPHIKKLLEKSVYGPMKTGIPAITIPMWMVMVTGKTPGELGLYGFRHRSGYSYTEYWIAHSKKVKEPTIWDYLGQKGRNSIIVGVPPTYPPKPIKGYLVSCFITPDAFVDYTYPKELKGEIERLVGEYIFDVPFRKEAKDEVKEGIWEMTKKRFEVIRYLLQEKKWDYFHFVEIGLDRVHHAFWRYFDENHHLYPGKGNKYEKVIPEYYKLLDKEIGRTLKLIDLEETAIFIVSDHGIKAMHGNFAINQWLAEEGLLKVKDPKVLHDGKIKRLEHVDVDWSETIAWAWGGYYSRVFLNVKGRERQGKIPLSKFDKVRDEVAEAIKSIRGPNGERWETKVFYPEEIYPVARGSKPDLMVYIDNLNWRAAGTIGHPTNYLPENDTGPDDANHSEYGVFSMYLPGFEESKAISLSIYDFAPTILTLFGIKEPLNEMHGKSIL, from the coding sequence ATGGCCAATGAAAAAACTAAAAATCCAAAAAAAGTCTTCGTTATAGGCCTAGACTCCGCTCCCCCCGAACTTCTTTTCAACAAGTTCATAGACGATTTACCCCACATTAAAAAGCTTCTCGAGAAGTCAGTTTACGGACCAATGAAAACAGGTATTCCAGCGATAACAATTCCAATGTGGATGGTTATGGTAACTGGAAAAACCCCTGGAGAGCTTGGCCTCTATGGTTTCAGGCACAGAAGCGGATACAGCTACACTGAATACTGGATAGCCCACAGTAAGAAGGTCAAAGAGCCTACAATCTGGGACTATCTTGGTCAAAAAGGGAGGAACTCAATAATAGTTGGAGTTCCTCCCACTTATCCCCCAAAGCCCATAAAGGGCTATCTGGTGAGCTGTTTCATAACTCCAGATGCCTTCGTAGACTACACATATCCAAAGGAGCTCAAAGGAGAAATTGAGCGTCTAGTTGGGGAGTACATCTTCGACGTTCCCTTCAGGAAAGAGGCTAAAGATGAGGTAAAGGAAGGAATATGGGAGATGACGAAGAAGAGGTTTGAAGTGATAAGATACCTCCTCCAGGAGAAGAAGTGGGACTACTTCCACTTCGTTGAGATAGGCCTCGACAGGGTTCACCATGCATTCTGGCGCTACTTTGACGAGAATCACCATCTTTATCCAGGGAAAGGAAACAAGTACGAGAAGGTCATTCCAGAGTACTACAAGCTCCTTGACAAAGAGATAGGAAGAACACTAAAGCTCATAGACCTAGAGGAAACTGCTATATTCATAGTCTCTGACCATGGCATTAAAGCAATGCACGGAAACTTTGCAATTAATCAATGGTTGGCTGAAGAAGGTTTGCTTAAGGTCAAGGATCCAAAGGTTCTTCACGATGGTAAGATAAAGAGGCTCGAACACGTTGACGTTGATTGGAGTGAGACGATCGCCTGGGCCTGGGGAGGGTATTACTCCAGGGTGTTCCTGAACGTCAAGGGAAGAGAGAGGCAAGGGAAGATACCACTCTCAAAGTTCGACAAAGTTAGAGATGAGGTTGCTGAAGCTATAAAAAGCATAAGAGGGCCCAACGGAGAGAGATGGGAAACTAAAGTGTTCTATCCAGAAGAGATATATCCAGTTGCAAGGGGTAGCAAGCCCGATCTGATGGTGTACATTGACAACCTCAACTGGCGCGCAGCTGGAACCATTGGCCATCCAACGAACTACCTCCCGGAGAACGATACCGGGCCAGATGATGCCAACCACTCAGAGTATGGAGTGTTCTCCATGTATTTACCTGGATTTGAGGAGAGTAAGGCTATAAGCCTGAGCATTTATGACTTTGCACCAACCATCTTAACCCTGTTCGGGATTAAGGAGCCATTAAATGAGATGCACGGAAAGAGTATCCTCTAG
- a CDS encoding glycosyltransferase: MSRPTVSVIIPTHNRAKLLKRAIISVLNQTFEDFEIIVVDDASSDNTPKIIESIKDSRIRYIRLEKNSGAPTARNIGIKKARGKFIALLDDDDEWLPRKLEVQVKKFNELEKKFGIVYGGFYYVSQQNEKIIGKRLPRFRGNVYGELLKENFIGSPTVLIRRECFKKAGLFDPNLPSSQDWDMWVRIARYYYFDYVNEIVAKYYVHGHQISFNLNKYIPGREMFVNKHKDIVNNQKILSIHLSQMGLLLILGGNIEKGLKYVVQSIAISPFNIESYKKLAELALNSRSLEYIKRILLYNKS, from the coding sequence ATGAGTAGACCTACAGTATCCGTTATAATACCAACCCACAACAGAGCGAAGCTACTAAAGAGAGCCATAATTAGTGTATTAAATCAGACATTTGAGGACTTTGAGATAATAGTTGTTGACGATGCTTCCTCTGATAATACACCTAAAATAATTGAAAGCATTAAGGATAGCCGCATTAGATATATTCGACTTGAGAAGAATTCTGGGGCTCCTACAGCCAGGAATATTGGCATCAAAAAAGCTCGAGGTAAGTTCATAGCCTTACTTGACGATGATGACGAATGGCTTCCGCGGAAGCTAGAAGTTCAAGTTAAGAAATTCAATGAACTTGAGAAGAAATTTGGGATTGTATATGGAGGCTTCTATTATGTTTCCCAACAAAACGAGAAGATAATTGGAAAAAGGCTTCCAAGGTTTAGGGGAAATGTATATGGCGAACTCCTAAAAGAAAATTTCATAGGAAGTCCAACAGTTCTCATTAGAAGAGAGTGCTTCAAGAAAGCAGGCCTTTTTGATCCAAACTTACCTAGTTCTCAAGATTGGGACATGTGGGTTAGAATAGCTCGCTATTATTATTTTGATTATGTTAATGAAATAGTTGCAAAATATTACGTTCACGGGCATCAGATATCATTTAACCTTAATAAGTACATTCCCGGACGAGAAATGTTTGTGAATAAACATAAAGATATTGTCAATAATCAAAAAATATTAAGTATTCACTTAAGCCAAATGGGATTACTTCTTATTTTAGGTGGTAATATAGAAAAAGGACTCAAGTACGTAGTCCAGTCAATAGCAATTTCCCCCTTTAACATAGAAAGTTACAAGAAACTAGCCGAACTTGCACTCAATTCACGTTCCCTAGAATACATTAAAAGAATCCTACTATATAATAAGTCTTGA
- the galU gene encoding UTP--glucose-1-phosphate uridylyltransferase GalU: protein MKVRKAVIPAAGLGTRMLPITKSMPKEMLPIVDRPAIHYVVEEAIKAGIEDILIITGKGKRAIEDYFDRSFELEYYLRERGKFEELKQVEEIGEMVDIYYVRQKKPLGLGDAILHAEKHVNGEPFAVLLGDDIIISKKPAIKQLMEVAERKNTSVIGVEKVPWELVSRYGIINGRKIDEQLYTITDMVEKPSPDEAPSNMAIIGRYVLIPEIFDFLKETPPGKGGEIQLTDALRAMLNEYEMLARVISGRRYDIGTRIGFIKANIELSLLRDDLREGVILLIKNILQEVQDE, encoded by the coding sequence GTGAAAGTTAGGAAGGCGGTGATTCCAGCCGCTGGCTTGGGAACAAGAATGCTTCCGATAACCAAGTCGATGCCAAAGGAAATGCTACCAATAGTTGACAGGCCGGCCATTCACTATGTTGTTGAGGAGGCCATTAAAGCCGGAATCGAGGACATCTTGATTATCACTGGAAAGGGAAAGAGAGCGATTGAGGATTATTTTGACAGGAGTTTTGAGTTAGAATACTACCTTAGAGAGAGGGGCAAGTTCGAGGAACTGAAGCAGGTGGAAGAGATTGGAGAGATGGTGGACATTTACTACGTGAGGCAGAAAAAACCCCTCGGATTGGGAGATGCAATACTACACGCGGAAAAACACGTAAACGGAGAACCCTTCGCAGTCCTACTAGGAGACGACATCATAATCAGCAAAAAACCAGCAATCAAACAACTAATGGAAGTTGCAGAGCGAAAGAATACGTCTGTAATCGGTGTTGAGAAAGTACCATGGGAGCTAGTCAGCAGATACGGGATAATAAATGGACGAAAAATCGATGAACAGCTTTACACGATAACAGATATGGTAGAGAAACCATCCCCAGACGAAGCACCAAGCAACATGGCAATAATAGGAAGATACGTACTAATTCCTGAAATCTTTGATTTCCTTAAAGAAACTCCCCCAGGAAAAGGAGGGGAGATTCAGCTCACGGATGCATTAAGAGCAATGTTAAACGAATATGAGATGCTTGCAAGAGTAATTTCGGGGAGAAGATATGATATCGGAACACGCATTGGCTTTATCAAAGCGAACATCGAACTCAGTTTACTTCGAGATGATCTAAGGGAAGGAGTTATCTTATTAATAAAAAACATTCTTCAGGAGGTTCAAGATGAGTAG